The Bubalus bubalis isolate 160015118507 breed Murrah chromosome 2, NDDB_SH_1, whole genome shotgun sequence genome includes the window ACGTGTGCCGAGTGAAGACGCTGCCAGGTAAGTTCCGCGGAAGCCAGAGGGAGGCGGGGCTGCTGAACTCACACCTTGACTCTGTGCTTTCCGCCTGATAACCCAGCTGAGGCTCGAACGCActcttaaaaaaacacacacagaaggaCGACTAGTGTATTATTAAAGGCAATCTTTGTTTATCCATAAATGAGTTAGCTGGTGGGTTATTATAGCAAATGTTTACCCTCCAGCCTACATCCGAATTTCCTCTCTCTGGCAAACTGCGTGTGTATCCTGGCGAAGCAAATTCAACTTTATATTAACTCAAGTGAGACATCCTGGGAAATAATCTGCTGATGGGAGagcagaaaagattaaaagaTCCCTCGTTACCTTCCCAGGTCAAATAAAAATAGCAGTGATTATAATAGCATGTCTGCAGTGCCAGCCAGGGACCAGACACTACAAAACACAATTCTCATGAGCTATGTATGAAGCATCTTGGTTCCACTGAGAAAGCGGAGGGGCAGagtggttaagtaacttgccctaaACTGCACAGGCGGTGACAGACAGAACGAGGCCTAATTCCAGGGAAGACACTCTCATCACTATGCTTCTATAGACATAGTTTTGAGTCACTGGCTCAAGGAGGTGGTGTCCCATGTTCCTTTCCTCTAGCACAGTGAAACTCGACTCTCATTGTAAGCATCATGAtacttttatttgtgtttattttcatagAGATAGAAATGCAATGCTGTAAGTTTAGAGGATGAAAGCGATAGCACTGGATTGGGTGGATTTGGAAAACAGCTTCCACCCTAGTCATCATCTTCAGGTTAATGATGTCAGTGGGTGACTTCTGTTCTGATGGATAGAGGCCAGGCAGCTTAGAGGCTGGACCCAAGGGTATAACTGCAGCTTGGTAGAATCATCATCAGTTAGGTTCTGGTCCTCAGCTTTGTTCAGAAAATCAGCTCAACGGTTTCTCCAAGATCCTGTAAGAGACTGACTTCTCTACCTGAGTCCCAGTGCTTTAGTTTTCCTGGGAAGATATGCGTGGTAGACCAGCCAGCTCCGGCCACTTGCAGGGGGTGTGCCCTTCCTGGGGAAAGGGCCAAACGAAGACGGGAATAGAACTTGGCAACGgaagaactagaaaaaagaaacccATGTCACAGGCACTGAGCTGGGAGTGTATATATGATTTGTGAGCCTCTCCTCGGACCCTACTGGATGAGTCTCCTCCATCCCTGGCTCGCCCCTGTCCTTTTGCTTATTGACAGCTTGCAGACCACTCCACCGTATCCTTCTGATCTACCCATATCCTACATGATCTAACTCATGATATCGTTTTCTTCTAAGACTGTAGCTGCTTTTATAAGAATCATACTTTTTGGTGACTGTTTCTTGGTGACATATAGAAGGTGCCTTATCCTTTATAATCAAGAATATTAATAAGAAGTCCTACCATCTATTAAGCACCTACTTTACTGCCAAACACTGTGcaaagtgctttacatatattatctcattgaatccttACAACAATCCGGCAACTTGAGTTacctcatccccattttacagaggaggaactCTGGCTCTGAAAGGTTAGGCAACTTGCCCATGATCACACAGCTGGTCAGTGAACCTAATCAGGTTCATCTGATTTTAAAGACTGGGCTCTAATCACCACTCTACAGTTTTGTTTAGAGCCAGTCCTCTCTGCTGTACATTTATTCCTCTTACTTCCATTTCAGGATGAAACATCCTGCCCTTGACCCTGTATCCAGGAGTTTGTCTAACCCCAGAGCCCAGGACCCCTCCTTTATCTACCTCTCCGAATGTCTTGGACCATCATCCCAgcatcctgatgctggaaaggggTCTAAGGGTCGGCTCACCCCAAATTTAATAGACAAGGAAACAAAGGTATCATTGTGTAGCAGCTGTGAGGATGAGCTTTGGAGTTATACATGTCAACCCTGGCTTCGCCACtgagtagctgtgtgaccttgttcaagtcacctaacctctctgagactcagcttCATTATCTGTACGGAGGGGGCATACATAGCCATCTGTTTGGTAGGATAGCATTGGTAGAGCACTctacacagtgcctggcatgtagtaagaGTTCAGTCATCGCTGgttactgttattattaataataaatcttAGACTGGAGAGGGTCATGCAGAAGAGAGTAGGCTCAACACATCAGTGACTGAACCAGACCTCTAATACCCAACTTTCCAGTGCTGTTTCTGTCATGTCTTCCTACTTCCCCATGAGTGAGATGGCAGAAATGTTCCAAGTCCCTGTCCTGGCACAAGGAGCTGCAGTTTTCCAGTCACCTTAGGCATGTCATGTAGAATGTCATCTCCTGTCCTCTCCCCAGTAGAATGATGGGAGTATCACGTGGCAGGGGACAGGTTATCGCTCAAGTGGGAAGCTACCCAGAGAGGCCCAAGCCACAGGGGCTTGGGAAGGAGTGAGGAGAGGGCTGGAAGTAAAGTCTCCAACCATTCCCAGGGTTCACAGTCATTGCCAAGGTCACTGGCAACTGATGATCCCCCAAGCTGAAGCCACACAGGGGCCAGGAACCGGAGGAGGGTGACTTGGAAAGCCAAGACCACTGGGTAATCCAAATCACCAGCTTTTTGTGGTTTGTtctggccgtgctgggtcttcgttgcagcgcacaggctttCTTCACTTGTGGCACAGTGGTTTAGTTGTCCTGCAGCCTGTGGGAGCCgagttttccaaccagggatcaaaccagcgttcCCTGTATTGGAGATGgcttctcaaccactagaccaccagggaagtcccaaatcacTAGTTTTAACAAAAACCCCAGCTACCTCTTCTTTACCAAGCTACTTCCCAGTCCCACTTGGGTTGGTGACAGGAAGTGTGTCATGCCAAGAACTGGCTGCAGGCACCCATTCCAAAGACACAGGACTGTAGGGAGGAGGCTCAGCACTAAAGCCCTCATCTGTCCTCTCCTGCTGCTTTAGAAAGGGTGATGCCTCCTAGGCTCCTTCCTGAGTGAGGTCTTCCCAATACCCAGCTCAGACCTTGATTGAGATGTGGGCAAGTCAGGCCCCTCTCATTGTCCATCCCCCCTCCCGTAGCCTCTTTCCTAAGCCCCCACCAGAAAGGCAGGACTTCTTTTAGACCCAGACAAGAGGGGCCCTTGTAAGGTCCtgctccagccctgccctggccaTGGCCCTCCCCACAAGATGAAGGGTCCTTAAGTCCAAGAGGGCAGATCCCCATGGACTCTGTGAGCCCCAAAATTCCCTGCATCAATGGCCGGAGCCTGTGTCCAGTCTCGGCAGGTCTCCTCCTTGGGTCTTTCTTCCAGAGGACAAGCCCACAGCCCAAAGGGTGGCCAAAGGATGGGCATTGTAGGGGCCATGGATGAACTTGAGCCCATACCCTTGTGCATGAGGCCCCTGGCAGGGTGGACTGGAGCCAGGCTGGGCTTGCAGGAACTTCCCCCTGCACTTCCTTCTTTCCACTCTGCACCCCGAGGAGTCCAAGAAGCAAGCTTCAAGCCTTCCAGGTTGTTATGAAAAGTATATTTGTCAAGGAGGGGGCACATAACATATTTTACTTAACAATGCAAAAACACGATTTATAAATTCTTAATATTTAGACATATGGTGCGTGGCCCTCTATTTGTGCCCTCACCCTGGCCCCGTAAGTCTTGGGGGTAGAAGAGGCCTTCCCAAGCCTGTCCCgagaggtggggttgggggttgAGGCCCGAGTTGCCAGCACCCACACTGACAGCCTCAGTCTTCCTGCTCTGCCTCTCGTTGACCCAGATCGGACGTGGACCTACTCCTTCTCCGGTGCCTTCCTGTTCTCCATGGGCTTCCTGGTCGCAGGGCTCTGCTACCTGAGCTACAGATATATCACCAAGCCGCCTCCACCTCCCAGCTCCCTGGTGAGCAGGGGCCCCGGGGAGGGCATGGGCCCAGGGACCCCTGGCTCTCCTTCGCTTCTCCCGCCAACCTAGAGACATGGCTGGCAGCCCCTGGGGTGGACTGACAAGAGCTAGGGGATCAGGAAGAGAAGGCATGGAACAGAAAAACCATGTCATTTTCAAGGGGGTACACGCCCCGTCTGAATGGGCAGCCCAGGCAGGCTCTGCCACCTGGGATCATGGGCCCAGCGTAGCCAAATCTTTGCATTTTTGACCAATGAAGTCAGAAGTTCAGATGGTAATATGAACTCTCCCACGTTTAAGTCTTGGCAactaatttttctaaattaagcCTTAGCAAACCACACGTGTCACATCAGCAGCCTGAGTCTGGCCCCCAGCGCGGCATCTCTGCCCGCTGCAGAGCCTGGACAGTCTGGGACTGGAGGAGTTGGACCCATAGGCCCCTCCGAGTCAAAGCCCATCTGAGCCATTTCCTGTAAACTCTCCCCGCCTCCGCTttcccccaccctttccctcctttctccctccatGAGGCCCTTCGGGAGCTGAAGAGCAGTTGAAGCACCTCCTGGGGAGCATCACCCAAGGTCATCCCAAATCTGAGTCAACTCCTTCCAGAATACCCACCTCCTGGAGAAATCACAGCCTGACTCACCGCTCTCCCTGGCCAAGCCAGACTCTGGAAGTGGCCCTCAGCTAACAGGGCCAGAGCCCTGTTCCTTCACAGAGGCCCCAGCACTTAGAGGAATCCCTGGGAAAGGAGGCAGGGTTTATGGATCTTGGAAAAGCCCTCAGGTGGTCTACCCTTGCCCTCGGCCCCACCCCTGGGGAGGACCGTGGCGCCCATGGCATCCTCGGGGGCGGGGGGCTGAGAAGGCACTCTAATGGGCATGCTGTCCTCTCTGCCTAGAATGTCCAGCACATCCTGCCCTTCCAGCCTCTGCGGTTCATCCAGGAGCACACTCTGATCCCCGTCTTCGAGCGTCCTTCGATCCCCATCCTCAGCGGCTCCTGCGGTCTGGCCCAGTCTGTCCAGTACTCCGAAGTCAAGGTCTCCGACCCCATGGAGCCCCTGGGACCCCCACCGCGGCACAGCCTGCCTGAGATTGCCTACCTCGGGCAGCCAGACTTCCCCATCCTCCGGCCCTCCGGAGGACCACCTCACCAGGCACTCCCCGTGCTCTCCTATGCCCCCCAGGCTGCTCCCGAGGGCAGGCCCTCGTCCTATGCACCTCAGGGAACTCTGGAAGCTAAACCCCCCTTCTACACTCCACAGGCTGTCTCAGAGGCCCAGCTTCCCTCCTACACCCCACAGGCCACCCCGGATAACTGGCCTCCTTCCTACGGGATGTGCGGGGAAGGGTCTGGGAGAGACTCCCCACCTGTGACATGCTCTGGTCCCAAACACCTCGGAACTAAGGGGCAGCTCCAGAAAGAGGTGCCAGCTGGAAGCTGCAGCCCAAGTAGCCTTTCGCTACAGGAGGTGACCCCCCTGGCCATGGAGGACCCCCAAGAAGCAAAATCCTCCCACCAGCATCTAGGGGTTCACACAGACTCAGACTCTGACTCTGATACCATAGGCCAAAGGGAGCCAGGAACACGAAGCTCCCTAAAGGGCCAgctgcccctcctctcctctgtccAGATCGAGGGCCACCCTGGGTGCCTCCCTTTGCAGACTCCTTCCCTCCCATGTTCCCCCACAGACGAGGGTCCAAGTTCCTGGGGCCTGCTGGAGTCCCTCGTGTGTCCCAGTGATGAGGATCCAGCGTCCAAGACTGAGGCCGAGAGCCCAGGCCTTCAGGCCCCAGACCTGGAGTCGCCCACGGAGCTGGACTCTCTGTTCCGAGGCCTGGCCCTAACAGTGCAGTGGGAGTCCTGAGTGGAGAACAGGGCAGGCCTGGGGCTTCCTcctgtccccaccacccccccagcTCACATCCTTGGCTGTCACTCCTGCACCCAGGGATGCTGCGCACTCTGCAGCCCCGCCCTGGGTGGGTACCCTCGAGGAACcagcagaggaggaggctggaccCTCACCTCAGCTGAGATCCCTTTGGAGCAAAAAAGACATGAGAAGAGCTCCAGCCAGAATTTCAGAGGTCTATCATGTGCAATCGAGCTTGAGCACGCCGAGCTCTGCAGGGCAGGACACAGTCAGAGAGAGGGAGTTGATGCAAGGAGACCTCCCAGAGATACAGGGCCTTGGCTCCTAATACACTGGATACAGAGTTCAGGAGCCTATCCCTCTTCACTCCTTTCCTGGCCAGTTTCATAA containing:
- the IL22RA1 gene encoding interleukin-22 receptor subunit alpha-1 isoform X1, whose product is MRTLLTILAAGSLLAHITEDTSDLLQHVKFQSSNFENILTWDGRPESAPDTVYSVQYKTYGEEEWLEKEGCQQITQKSCNLTVETSNLTELYYARVTATDGAGRSATKMTNRFSSLQHTSIKPPDVTCIPKVRSIQMIVHPTYTPIRAQNGHQLTLENIFQDLLYHLKLHINHTYQMHLEGKQREFEFVGLTPDTEFLGTIMICIPNLFKESAPYVCRVKTLPDRTWTYSFSGAFLFSMGFLVAGLCYLSYRYITKPPPPPSSLNVQHILPFQPLRFIQEHTLIPVFERPSIPILSGSCGLAQSVQYSEVKVSDPMEPLGPPPRHSLPEIAYLGQPDFPILRPSGGPPHQALPVLSYAPQAAPEGRPSSYAPQGTLEAKPPFYTPQAVSEAQLPSYTPQATPDNWPPSYGMCGEGSGRDSPPVTCSGPKHLGTKGQLQKEVPAGSCSPSSLSLQEVTPLAMEDPQEAKSSHQHLGVHTDSDSDSDTIGQREPGTRSSLKGQLPLLSSVQIEGHPGCLPLQTPSLPCSPTDEGPSSWGLLESLVCPSDEDPASKTEAESPGLQAPDLESPTELDSLFRGLALTVQWES
- the IL22RA1 gene encoding interleukin-22 receptor subunit alpha-1 isoform X2 — encoded protein: MRTLLTILAAGSLLASIKPPDVTCIPKVRSIQMIVHPTYTPIRAQNGHQLTLENIFQDLLYHLKLHINHTYQMHLEGKQREFEFVGLTPDTEFLGTIMICIPNLFKESAPYVCRVKTLPDRTWTYSFSGAFLFSMGFLVAGLCYLSYRYITKPPPPPSSLNVQHILPFQPLRFIQEHTLIPVFERPSIPILSGSCGLAQSVQYSEVKVSDPMEPLGPPPRHSLPEIAYLGQPDFPILRPSGGPPHQALPVLSYAPQAAPEGRPSSYAPQGTLEAKPPFYTPQAVSEAQLPSYTPQATPDNWPPSYGMCGEGSGRDSPPVTCSGPKHLGTKGQLQKEVPAGSCSPSSLSLQEVTPLAMEDPQEAKSSHQHLGVHTDSDSDSDTIGQREPGTRSSLKGQLPLLSSVQIEGHPGCLPLQTPSLPCSPTDEGPSSWGLLESLVCPSDEDPASKTEAESPGLQAPDLESPTELDSLFRGLALTVQWES